A single window of Methanothermobacter marburgensis str. Marburg DNA harbors:
- the idsA gene encoding short chain isoprenyl diphosphate synthase IdsA, producing the protein MTEVLDILRKYSEVADKRIMECISDITPDTLLKASEHLITAGGKKIRPSLALLSCEAVGGNPEDAAGVAAAIELIHTFSLIHDDIMDDDEMRRGEPSVHVIWGEPMAILAGDVLFSKAFEAVIRNGDSERVKDALAVVVDSCVKICEGQALDMGFEERLDVTEDEYMEMIYKKTAALIAAATKAGAIMGGASEREVEALEDYGKFIGLAFQIHDDYLDVVSDEESLGKPVGSDIAEGKMTLMVVKALEEASEEDRERLISILGSGDEGSVAEAIEIFERYGATQYAHEVALDYVRMAKERLEILEDSDARDALMRIADFVLEREH; encoded by the coding sequence ATGACGGAAGTATTAGATATTCTCAGAAAGTACTCTGAAGTGGCCGATAAGAGGATAATGGAGTGCATCAGCGACATAACACCTGATACGCTCCTTAAGGCATCAGAACACCTCATAACAGCAGGTGGTAAGAAGATAAGACCTTCACTTGCACTCCTTAGCTGTGAGGCTGTAGGCGGAAACCCTGAGGACGCTGCAGGGGTGGCTGCGGCCATAGAACTGATACACACATTCTCACTCATTCACGATGATATAATGGATGATGATGAGATGAGGCGAGGGGAACCCTCAGTCCATGTCATATGGGGTGAACCCATGGCCATACTTGCAGGGGACGTCCTCTTCTCCAAGGCCTTCGAGGCCGTCATCAGGAACGGGGACTCAGAAAGGGTGAAGGATGCCCTTGCAGTGGTGGTTGATTCATGCGTTAAGATATGTGAGGGCCAGGCCCTTGACATGGGCTTTGAGGAGAGGCTGGATGTCACAGAGGATGAGTACATGGAGATGATCTACAAGAAGACCGCAGCCCTCATTGCAGCAGCAACAAAGGCAGGTGCCATAATGGGGGGCGCATCAGAGAGAGAGGTTGAGGCCCTGGAGGACTACGGCAAATTCATCGGCCTCGCATTCCAGATACACGACGACTACCTGGATGTGGTGAGTGATGAGGAATCTCTGGGCAAACCTGTGGGCAGTGACATAGCAGAGGGCAAGATGACCCTCATGGTTGTAAAGGCCCTTGAGGAGGCATCAGAGGAGGACAGGGAGAGGCTCATATCGATCCTCGGATCAGGTGATGAGGGCAGTGTCGCTGAGGCCATAGAGATCTTTGAACGCTACGGTGCAACCCAGTATGCCCATGAGGTGGCCCTTGACTATGTGAGGATGGCCAAGGAGCGCCTTGAGATACTTGAAGACTCAGATGCAAGGGACGCACTCATGAGGATAGCTGACTTTGTACTTGAAAGGGAACACTAG
- a CDS encoding RNase J family beta-CASP ribonuclease — MSVEVIAIGGYEEVGKNMSAVKVGDDVVIFDMGIHLDRVHIHEDTDIARMHSLDLIERGVIPDDTLMKDVDGKVRAIVFTHGHLDHIGAVAKLAHRYQAPIIATPYTIALIERTIKAERKFNVLNTLQVLNAGEKCQISPGITLEFIQSTHSIPQSVIAALHTPEGIIVYALDFKFDDHQKISPPPDYHRLRELGRKGVLAMIVETTRANEKQEVKTHSEKVARIVLEDIMKNPLEERNGMIVTTFSSHMERIQAISDIASQSDRQMLLLGRSMERYCGLAEAMGILKLPENASIYGSPKAVNRALARAEAKREDYLLITTGHQGEPDALLPRIANAKTQFRIKRGDNVVISAPVIPNPMNVANRNLMERRLASSGARIYTNAHVSGHAGREDHRDFIRMLNPMHIIPAHGDLSMLSAYAEIAEEEGYKLGNDIHILRNGQAQVFNGGIR, encoded by the coding sequence TTGAGCGTAGAAGTAATAGCGATCGGCGGATACGAGGAAGTAGGTAAGAACATGTCCGCCGTTAAGGTGGGGGATGATGTTGTAATATTTGACATGGGGATTCACCTTGACAGGGTTCACATACATGAGGACACAGACATTGCAAGGATGCACAGCCTGGACCTCATAGAGAGGGGTGTCATACCCGATGATACCCTCATGAAGGACGTTGATGGAAAGGTCAGGGCAATAGTGTTCACACACGGGCACCTGGACCACATAGGGGCGGTTGCAAAGCTGGCCCACAGGTACCAGGCCCCCATAATAGCAACACCCTACACAATAGCACTCATAGAGAGGACAATAAAGGCAGAGCGAAAGTTCAATGTCCTAAACACACTCCAGGTCCTCAATGCAGGGGAGAAGTGCCAGATATCCCCTGGTATAACACTGGAGTTCATACAGTCAACCCACAGTATACCACAGTCAGTTATAGCAGCACTCCACACACCGGAGGGTATAATAGTCTATGCACTTGACTTCAAATTCGATGACCACCAGAAGATATCACCACCACCTGACTACCACCGCCTCAGGGAGCTTGGAAGGAAGGGCGTCCTGGCAATGATAGTTGAAACAACCAGGGCCAACGAGAAGCAGGAGGTCAAGACACACTCAGAGAAGGTTGCAAGGATAGTCCTTGAGGATATAATGAAGAACCCCCTTGAGGAGAGGAACGGGATGATAGTGACCACCTTCTCCTCCCACATGGAGCGTATACAGGCCATAAGTGACATAGCATCACAGAGCGACAGGCAGATGCTCCTCCTTGGAAGGTCAATGGAGAGATACTGTGGACTCGCAGAGGCCATGGGCATACTCAAACTCCCTGAGAATGCCAGCATATATGGAAGTCCAAAGGCTGTTAACAGGGCCCTTGCACGTGCAGAGGCAAAGCGTGAGGATTACCTCCTCATCACAACAGGTCACCAGGGGGAACCCGATGCTCTGCTGCCTAGGATAGCCAATGCAAAGACCCAGTTCCGGATAAAGAGGGGTGACAATGTGGTGATATCAGCCCCCGTCATACCCAACCCCATGAACGTTGCAAACAGGAACCTCATGGAGCGTCGCCTGGCATCAAGCGGTGCAAGGATCTACACAAATGCACACGTATCAGGGCATGCAGGTAGGGAGGACCACAGGGACTTCATAAGGATGCTCAACCCCATGCACATAATACCAGCCCACGGAGACCTCAGCATGCTCTCGGCCTACGCCGAGATAGCAGAGGAGGAGGGCTACAAGCTGGGTAACGACATACACATCTTGAGGAATGGACAGGCACAGGTATTTAATGGAGGTATCCGATGA